The Camelina sativa cultivar DH55 chromosome 14, Cs, whole genome shotgun sequence genome includes a window with the following:
- the LOC104741070 gene encoding extensin-2-like isoform X7, with amino-acid sequence MVSSSGMGRSAHLVYALGFAIMATMVAASYEPYVYSSPPPPVYNTPAPKVDYKSPPPPYVYSSPPPPPTYSPSPKVAYKSPPPPYVYSSPPPPYYSPAPKVAYKSPPPPYVYSSPPPPYYSPAPKVAYKSPPPPYVYSSPPPPYYSPAPKVAYKSPPPPYVYSSPPPPYYSPAPKVAYKSPPPPYVYSSPPPPYYSPAPKVAYKSPPPPYVYSSPPPPYYSPAPKVAYKSPPPPYVYSSPPPPYYSPAPKVAYKSPPPPYVYSSPPPPYYSPAPKVAYKSPPPPYVYSSPPPPYYSPAPKVAYKSPPPPYVYSSPPPPYYSPAPKVAYKSPPPPYVYSSPPPPYYSPAPKVAYKSPPPPYVYSSPPPPYYSPAPKVAYKSPPPPYVYSSPPPPYYSPAPKVAYKSPPPPYVYSSPPPPYYSPAPKVAYKSPPPPYVYSSPPPPYYSPAPKVAYKSPPPPYVYSSPPPPYYSPAPKVAYKSPPPPYVYSSPPPPYYSPAPKVAYKSPPPPYVYSSPPPPYYSPAPKVAYKSPPPPYVYSSPPPPYYSPAPKVAYKSPPPPYVYSSPPPPYYSPAPKVAYKSPPPPYVYSSPPPPYYSPAPKVAYTSPPHPHVCVCPPPPPCYYSPAPKVTYKSPPPPYVYISPPPPYYSPAPKVAYKSPPPPSYYSPSPKVEYKSPPLPYVYQSPPPPSYSPSPKVEYTSPPPPSYY; translated from the exons ATGGTATCTTCTTCCGGGATGGGGCGCTCAGCCCATCTCGTATATGCTCTTGGTTTTGCTATCATGGCAACAATGGTTGCTGCTTCATATGAGCCCTACGTGTATAGCTCTCCCCCACCACCAGTGTACAATACTCCTGCACCAAAGGTCGATTATAAGTCTCCCCCACCTCCATACGTGTATAGTTCCCCACCACCTCCACCAACATATTCACCATCgcctaag GTCGCAtacaaatctccaccaccaccgtacgtctacagttccccaccaccaccatactactctccagcccctaaggtcgcatacaaatctccaccaccaccgtacgtctacagttccccaccaccaccatactactctccagcccctaaggtcgcatacaaatctccaccaccaccgtacgtctacagttccccaccaccaccatactactctccagcccctaaggtcgcatacaaatctccaccaccaccgtacgtctacagttccccaccaccaccatactactctccagcccctaaggtcgcatacaaatctccaccaccaccgtacgtctacagttccccaccaccaccatactactctccagcccctaaggtcgcatacaaatctccaccaccaccgtacgtctacagttccccaccaccaccatactactctccagcccctaaggtcgcatacaaatctccaccaccaccgtacgtctacagttccccaccaccaccatactactctccagcccctaaggtcgcatacaaatctccaccaccaccgtacgtctacagttccccaccaccaccatactactctccagcccctaaggtcgcatacaaatctccaccaccaccgtacgtctacagttccccaccaccaccatactactctccagcccctaaggtcgcatacaaatctccaccaccaccgtacgtctacagttccccaccaccaccatactactctccagcccctaaggtcgcatacaaatctccaccaccaccgtacgtctacagttccccaccaccaccatactactctccagcccctaaggtcgcatacaaatctccaccaccaccgtacgtctacagttccccaccaccaccatactactctccagcccctaaggtcgcatacaaatctccaccaccaccgtacgtctacagttccccaccaccaccatactactctccagcccctaaggtcgcatacaaatctccaccaccaccgtacgtctacagttccccaccaccaccatactactctccagcccctaaggtcgcatacaaatctccaccaccaccgtacgtctacagttccccaccaccaccatactactctccagcccctaaggtcgcatacaaatctccaccaccaccgtacgtctacagttccccaccaccaccatactactctccagcccctaaggtcgcatacaaatctccaccaccaccgtacgtctacagttccccaccaccaccatactactctccagcccctaaggtcgcatacaaatctccaccaccaccgtacgtctacagttccccaccaccaccatactactctccagcccctaaggtcgcatacaaatctccaccaccaccgtacgtctacagttccccaccaccaccatactactctccagcccctaaggtcgcatacaaatctccaccaccaccgtacgtctacagttccccaccaccaccatactactctccagcccctaaggtcgcatacaaatctccaccaccaccgtacgtctacagctccccaccaccaccatactactctccagcccCTAAGGTCGCATACACATCCCCACCACACCCACATGTATGTGTTtgtccaccacctcctccatgCTATTACTCACCTGCTCCTAAGGTCACATACAaatccccaccaccaccatacgtATACatctccccaccaccaccatactactctccagctcCTAAGGTCGCAtacaaatctccaccaccaccgt CGTATTACTCTCCATCTCCAAAGGTTGAGTACAAATCTCCTCCACTTCCGTATGTCTACCAATCTCCCCCACCTCCATCATACTCTCCTTCTCCAAAGGTTGAATACACTTCCCCTCCCCCACCATCATATTACTAA
- the LOC104741070 gene encoding extensin-2-like isoform X2 — protein sequence MVSSSGMGRSAHLVYALGFAIMATMVAASYEPYVYSSPPPPVYNTPAPKVDYKSPPPPYVYSSPPPPPTYSPSPKVDYKSPPPPYIYSSPPPPPYVYSSPPPPPYYSPSPKVDYKSPPPPYVYNSPPPPYYSPSPKVNYKSPPPPYVYSSPPPTYYSPSPKVEYKSPPPPYVYSSPPPPYYSPAPKVAYKSPPPPYVYSSPPPPYYSPAPKVAYKSPPPPYVYSSPPPPYYSPAPKVAYKSPPPPYVYSSPPPPYYSPAPKVAYKSPPPPYVYSSPPPPYYSPAPKVAYKSPPPPYVYSSPPPPYYSPAPKVAYKSPPPPYVYSSPPPPYYSPAPKVAYKSPPPPYVYSSPPPPYYSPAPKVAYKSPPPPYVYSSPPPPYYSPAPKVAYKSPPPPYVYSSPPPPYYSPAPKVAYKSPPPPYVYSSPPPPYYSPAPKVAYKSPPPPYVYSSPPPPYYSPAPKVAYKSPPPPYVYSSPPPPYYSPAPKVAYKSPPPPYVYSSPPPPYYSPAPKVAYKSPPPPYVYSSPPPPYYSPAPKVAYKSPPPPYVYSSPPPPYYSPAPKVAYKSPPPPSPPPPYYSPAPKVAYKSPPPPYVYSSPPPPYYSPAPKVAYKSPPPPYVYSSPPPPYYSPAPKVAYKSPPPPYVYSSPPPPYYSPAPKVAYKSPPPPYVYSSPPPPYYSPAPKVAYKSPPPPYVYSSPPPPYYSPAPKVAYTSPPHPHVCVCPPPPPCYYSPAPKVTYKSPPPPYVYISPPPPYYSPAPKVAYKSPPPPYVYSSPPPPYYSPAPKVAYKSPPPPYVYSSPPPPYYSPAPKVVYKSPPPPYVYSSPPPPYYSPAPKVAYKSPPPPYVYSSPPPPYYSPAPKVSYKSPPPPYIYSSPPPPYYSPAPKVAYKSPPPPYVYSSPPPPYYSPAPKIEYKSPPPPYIYSSPPPPYYSPAPKVEYKSPPPPYVYNSPPPPAYYSPSPKVEYKSPPLPYVYQSPPPPSYSPSPKVEYTSPPPPSYY from the exons ATGGTATCTTCTTCCGGGATGGGGCGCTCAGCCCATCTCGTATATGCTCTTGGTTTTGCTATCATGGCAACAATGGTTGCTGCTTCATATGAGCCCTACGTGTATAGCTCTCCCCCACCACCAGTGTACAATACTCCTGCACCAAAGGTCGATTATAAGTCTCCCCCACCTCCATACGTGTATAGTTCCCCACCACCTCCACCAACATATTCACCATCgcctaaggtagactacaagtctccaccaccgccatacatttacagttctccaccaccacctccttatGTCTAtagttctccaccaccaccaccatactactcaccGTCACCTAAAGTAGATTACAAATCTCCACCACCCCCATATGTTTATAACTCACCACCCCCACCATACTACTCACCCTCACCTAAAGTAAATtacaaatctccaccaccaccatacgtctacagctccccaccCCCAACATACTACTCACCCTCACCTAAAGTAGAAtacaaatctccaccaccaccgtacgtctacagttccccaccaccaccatactactcaccAGCTCCTAAGGTCGCAtacaaatctccaccaccaccgtacgtctacagttccccaccaccaccatactactcaccAGCTCCTAAGGTAGCATACAAatccccaccaccaccgtatGTCTACAGttcgccaccaccaccatactactcaccAGCTCCTAAGGTCGCAtacaaatctccaccaccaccgtacgtctacagttccccaccaccaccatactactctccagcccctaaggtcgcatacaaatctccaccaccaccgtacgtctacagttccccaccaccaccatactactctccagcccctaaggtcgcatacaaatctccaccaccaccgtacgtctacagttccccaccaccaccatactactctccagcccctaaggtcgcatacaaatctccaccaccaccgtacgtctacagttccccaccaccaccatactactctccagcccctaaggtcgcatacaaatctccaccaccaccgtacgtctacagttccccaccaccaccatactactctccagcccctaaggtcgcatacaaatctccaccaccaccgtacgtctacagttccccaccaccaccatactactctccagcccctaaggtcgcatacaaatctccaccaccaccgtacgtctacagttccccaccaccaccatactactctccagcccctaaggtcgcatacaaatctccaccaccaccgtacgtctacagttccccaccaccaccatactactctccagcccctaaggtcgcatacaaatctccaccaccaccgtacgtctacagttccccaccaccaccatactactctccagcccctaaggtcgcatacaaatctccaccaccaccgtacgtctacagttccccaccaccaccatactactctccagcccctaaggtcgcatacaaatctccaccaccaccgtacgtctacagttccccaccaccaccatactactctccagcccctaaggtcgcatacaaatctccaccaccaccgtacgtctacagttccccaccaccaccatactactctccagcccctaaggtcgcatacaaatctccaccaccaccgtacgtctacagttccccaccaccaccatactactctccagcccctaaggtcgcatacaaatctccaccaccacc ttccccaccaccaccatactactctccagcccctaaggtcgcatacaaatctccaccaccaccgtacgtctacagttccccaccaccaccatactactctccagcccctaaggtcgcatacaaatctccaccaccaccgtacgtctacagttccccaccaccaccatactactctccagcccctaaggtcgcatacaaatctccaccaccaccgtacgtctacagttccccaccaccaccatactactctccagcccctaaggtcgcatacaaatctccaccaccaccgtacgtctacagttccccaccaccaccatactactctccagcccctaaggtcgcatacaaatctccaccaccaccgtacgtctacagctccccaccaccaccatactactctccagcccCTAAGGTCGCATACACATCCCCACCACACCCACATGTATGTGTTtgtccaccacctcctccatgCTATTACTCACCTGCTCCTAAGGTCACATACAaatccccaccaccaccatacgtATACatctccccaccaccaccatactactctccagctcCTAAGGTCGCAtacaaatctccaccaccaccgtacgtcTACAGCTCGCCACCACCACCTTACTACTCTCCAGCCCCTAAGGTCGCATACAAatccccaccaccaccgtacgtctacagctcgccaccaccaccatactactctccagcccCTAAGGTCGTATACAaatccccaccaccaccatacgtctacagctcgccaccaccaccatactactctccagcccCTAAGGTCGCATACAAatccccaccaccaccgtacgtctacagctcgccaccaccaccatactactctccagcccCTAAGGTCTCATACAAatccccaccaccaccgtacatctacagttctccaccaccaccatactactcaccTGCCCCTAAGGTTGCAtacaaatctccaccaccaccgtatgtctacagctccccaccaccaccatactactctccagctcCAAAGATCGAGTACAAatccccaccaccaccgtatATCTACAGCTCCCCCCCACCACCATATTACTCTCCAGCTCCAAAAGTTGAGTACAAGTCTCCCccaccaccatatgtttacaaCTCTCCACCTCCTCCAGCGTATTACTCTCCATCTCCAAAGGTTGAGTACAAATCTCCTCCACTTCCGTATGTCTACCAATCTCCCCCACCTCCATCATACTCTCCTTCTCCAAAGGTTGAATACACTTCCCCTCCCCCACCATCATATTACTAA
- the LOC104741070 gene encoding extensin-2-like isoform X1, with the protein MVSSSGMGRSAHLVYALGFAIMATMVAASYEPYVYSSPPPPVYNTPAPKVDYKSPPPPYVYSSPPPPPTYSPSPKVDYKSPPPPYIYSSPPPPPYVYSSPPPPPYYSPSPKVDYKSPPPPYVYNSPPPPYYSPSPKVNYKSPPPPYVYSSPPPTYYSPSPKVEYKSPPPPYVYSSPPPPYYSPAPKVAYKSPPPPYVYSSPPPPYYSPAPKVAYKSPPPPYVYSSPPPPYYSPAPKVAYKSPPPPYVYSSPPPPYYSPAPKVAYKSPPPPYVYSSPPPPYYSPAPKVAYKSPPPPYVYSSPPPPYYSPAPKVAYKSPPPPYVYSSPPPPYYSPAPKVAYKSPPPPYVYSSPPPPYYSPAPKVAYKSPPPPYVYSSPPPPYYSPAPKVAYKSPPPPYVYSSPPPPYYSPAPKVAYKSPPPPYVYSSPPPPYYSPAPKVAYKSPPPPYVYSSPPPPYYSPAPKVAYKSPPPPYVYSSPPPPYYSPAPKVAYKSPPPPYVYSSPPPPYYSPAPKVAYKSPPPPYVYSSPPPPYYSPAPKVAYKSPPPPYVYSSPPPPYYSPAPKVAYKSPPPPYVYSSPPPPYYSPAPKVAYKSPPPPYVYSSPPPPYYSPAPKVAYKSPPPPYVYSSPPPPYYSPAPKVAYKSPPPPYVYSSPPPPYYSPAPKVAYKSPPPPYVYSSPPPPYYSPAPKVAYKSPPPPYVYSSPPPPYYSPAPKVAYKSPPPPYVYSSPPPPYYSPAPKVAYKSPPPPYVYSSPPPPYYSPAPKVAYTSPPHPHVCVCPPPPPCYYSPAPKVTYKSPPPPYVYISPPPPYYSPAPKVAYKSPPPPYVYSSPPPPYYSPAPKVAYKSPPPPYVYSSPPPPYYSPAPKVVYKSPPPPYVYSSPPPPYYSPAPKVAYKSPPPPYVYSSPPPPYYSPAPKVSYKSPPPPYVYSSPPPPYYSPAPKIEYKSPPPPYIYSSPPPPYYSPAPKVEYKSPPPPYVYNSPPPPAYYSPSPKVEYKSPPLPYVYQSPPPPSYSPSPKVEYTSPPPPSYY; encoded by the exons ATGGTATCTTCTTCCGGGATGGGGCGCTCAGCCCATCTCGTATATGCTCTTGGTTTTGCTATCATGGCAACAATGGTTGCTGCTTCATATGAGCCCTACGTGTATAGCTCTCCCCCACCACCAGTGTACAATACTCCTGCACCAAAGGTCGATTATAAGTCTCCCCCACCTCCATACGTGTATAGTTCCCCACCACCTCCACCAACATATTCACCATCgcctaaggtagactacaagtctccaccaccgccatacatttacagttctccaccaccacctccttatGTCTAtagttctccaccaccaccaccatactactcaccGTCACCTAAAGTAGATTACAAATCTCCACCACCCCCATATGTTTATAACTCACCACCCCCACCATACTACTCACCCTCACCTAAAGTAAATtacaaatctccaccaccaccatacgtctacagctccccaccCCCAACATACTACTCACCCTCACCTAAAGTAGAAtacaaatctccaccaccaccgtacgtctacagttccccaccaccaccatactactcaccAGCTCCTAAGGTCGCAtacaaatctccaccaccaccgtacgtctacagttccccaccaccaccatactactcaccAGCTCCTAAGGTAGCATACAAatccccaccaccaccgtatGTCTACAGttcgccaccaccaccatactactcaccAGCTCCTAAGGTCGCAtacaaatctccaccaccaccgtacgtctacagttccccaccaccaccatactactctccagcccctaaggtcgcatacaaatctccaccaccaccgtacgtctacagttccccaccaccaccatactactctccagcccctaaggtcgcatacaaatctccaccaccaccgtacgtctacagttccccaccaccaccatactactctccagcccctaaggtcgcatacaaatctccaccaccaccgtacgtctacagttccccaccaccaccatactactctccagcccctaaggtcgcatacaaatctccaccaccaccgtacgtctacagttccccaccaccaccatactactctccagcccctaaggtcgcatacaaatctccaccaccaccgtacgtctacagttccccaccaccaccatactactctccagcccctaaggtcgcatacaaatctccaccaccaccgtacgtctacagttccccaccaccaccatactactctccagcccctaaggtcgcatacaaatctccaccaccaccgtacgtctacagttccccaccaccaccatactactctccagcccctaaggtcgcatacaaatctccaccaccaccgtacgtctacagttccccaccaccaccatactactctccagcccctaaggtcgcatacaaatctccaccaccaccgtacgtctacagttccccaccaccaccatactactctccagcccctaaggtcgcatacaaatctccaccaccaccgtacgtctacagttccccaccaccaccatactactctccagcccctaaggtcgcatacaaatctccaccaccaccgtacgtctacagttccccaccaccaccatactactctccagcccctaaggtcgcatacaaatctccaccaccaccgtacgtctacagttccccaccaccaccatactactctccagcccctaaggtcgcatacaaatctccaccaccaccgtacgtctacagttccccaccaccaccatactactctccagcccctaaggtcgcatacaaatctccaccaccaccgtacgtctacagttccccaccaccaccatactactctccagcccctaaggtcgcatacaaatctccaccaccaccgtacgtctacagttccccaccaccaccatactactctccagcccctaaggtcgcatacaaatctccaccaccaccgtacgtctacagttccccaccaccaccatactactctccagcccctaaggtcgcatacaaatctccaccaccaccgtacgtctacagttccccaccaccaccatactactctccagcccctaaggtcgcatacaaatctccaccaccaccgtacgtctacagttccccaccaccaccatactactctccagcccctaaggtcgcatacaaatctccaccaccaccgtacgtctacagttccccaccaccaccatactactctccagcccctaaggtcgcatacaaatctccaccaccaccgtacgtctacagctccccaccaccaccatactactctccagcccCTAAGGTCGCATACACATCCCCACCACACCCACATGTATGTGTTtgtccaccacctcctccatgCTATTACTCACCTGCTCCTAAGGTCACATACAaatccccaccaccaccatacgtATACatctccccaccaccaccatactactctccagctcCTAAGGTCGCAtacaaatctccaccaccaccgtacgtcTACAGCTCGCCACCACCACCTTACTACTCTCCAGCCCCTAAGGTCGCATACAAatccccaccaccaccgtacgtctacagctcgccaccaccaccatactactctccagcccCTAAGGTCGTATACAaatccccaccaccaccatacgtctacagctcgccaccaccaccatactactctccagcccCTAAGGTCGCATACAAatccccaccaccaccgtacgtctacagctcgccaccaccaccatactactctccagcccCTAAGGTCTCATACAAatccccaccaccaccgtac gtctacagctccccaccaccaccatactactctccagctcCAAAGATCGAGTACAAatccccaccaccaccgtatATCTACAGCTCCCCCCCACCACCATATTACTCTCCAGCTCCAAAAGTTGAGTACAAGTCTCCCccaccaccatatgtttacaaCTCTCCACCTCCTCCAGCGTATTACTCTCCATCTCCAAAGGTTGAGTACAAATCTCCTCCACTTCCGTATGTCTACCAATCTCCCCCACCTCCATCATACTCTCCTTCTCCAAAGGTTGAATACACTTCCCCTCCCCCACCATCATATTACTAA